The following are from one region of the Trichoplusia ni isolate ovarian cell line Hi5 chromosome 1, tn1, whole genome shotgun sequence genome:
- the LOC113498279 gene encoding uncharacterized protein LOC113498279, giving the protein MIKRNSAFYMSDEWNCVKETVHFTRHSQVQNKHRSRSSRARVREPGTRLARRGGRSASDGRAAAAAGAGAERRPPGEGCGGYKSTTYTKPTIRNSAFTRAHVSYDTEAPHIPDMSHDRYLLIAAVVIAAAAYVLARPQKEFVLSDVANKTMCPIKVEIDDNPDRIPRRIKFLKCAARPNKLCSEHHISHGCCKQHHHAFVTECVEIFDWVQVTFKGSDEPQAIKVPVGCTCLIEETTQAAEVS; this is encoded by the coding sequence TTCACTTCACACGGCACAGTCAAGTCCAAAACAAACATCGATCACGGTCCTCGCGAGCGCGCGTGAGAGAGCCGGGCACGCGGCTCGCGCGGCGCGGCGGTCGGAGTGCGTCTGACgggcgcgcggccgccgcgGCCGGCGCGGGAGCCGAGCGCCGCCCGCCCGGAGAAGGGTGCGGCGGATATAAGTCGACGACTTATACCAAACCTACTATTCGCAACTCAGCCTTTACGAGAGCGCACGTTTCATACGACACAGAAGCACCTCACATCCCAGACATGTCGCACGATAGATATCTGCTGATAGCGGCGGTGGTGATCGCGGCGGCCGCGTATGTGCTGGCGCGCCCGCAGAAGGAGTTCGTGCTTTCGGACGTGGCCAACAAGACCATGTGCCCCATAAAAGTGGAAATCGACGACAACCCCGACCGGATACCGCGCCGCATCAAGTTCCTGAAATGCGCGGCCAGGCCCAACAAGCTGTGCAGCGAGCACCACATCTCGCACGGCTGCTGCAAGCAGCACCACCACGCCTTCGTCACGGAGTGTGTCGAGATCTTCGACTGGGTGCAAGTCACGTTCAAGGGCTCGGACGAGCCTCAGGCCATCAAGGTGCCGGTGGGCTGCACCTGCCTCATCGAGGAGACCACGCAGGCGGCTGAAGTCTCCTGA
- the LOC113498292 gene encoding cohesin subunit SA-1 isoform X1, with the protein MHRRGGKRIRMDDPPPEYVNPMTPATPMTDYGGQSIHEPETPNVNYSGFNVGAVANSTATEHPREEAEESHHEEEEPRSPSPTPTKRVTRSRGRRGDGGFVGRLAESPPPPPLRRRGRGGRGRGRGRGAAPPPAYSPPPVLLPGDDENSLYNILRFNKTAINQVVDMWIEEYKTNREAALVQLMQFFINSSGCRGKVTPDMAQMDHTLIIKKMTQEFDEESGEYPLIMTGQTWKKFRSNFCEFIQTLVKMCQYSIIYDQYLMDNIISLLTGLSDSQVRAFRHTATLAVMKLMTALVDVALLTSVNCDNCLRQYEAERLKARDKRANERLEVLVAKRQELEENMEEIKNMLSYMFKSVFVHRYRDTLPDIRAITMAEIGIWMEKFPAHFLDDLYLKYIGWTLHDKVGEVRLRCLQALQPLYECEELKGKLELFTSKFKDRIVSMTLDKETEVAVHAVKLVIAILKCRMHPDVLTDKDCENVYELVYSSSRAVAGAAGEFLNVRLFRSDEPPAPARSRRGKARLPNTPLIRDLVQFFIESELHEHGAYLVDSLIESNPMMKDWECMTDLLLEEAGPNEEALDNRQESSLIELMVCCVRQASTGEPPVGRGASRKHHHMLSKEQAKVVSDDRTKMTAHFIATLPALLDKFGADPEKLTNLVSIPQYFDLELYTTQRQEGNLTLLLNKIRDMVSVQTESEVLETCGRTLEYLCSEQCGVYTRCNVARATITDMCVNRYKEAIDEYRSLLEGGETPDADEVFNVINSLRKVSIMYMCHNLNDTNIWDSLFEDLPKCVKENESQMPPQALVYVVRALFYSILWSLHGVEQRGGAGGAGALRERLQAYAALCKDIVARGVAPELREEAYTSLCDLLIFFAEHLYTLHHSAEPDMKQLVYEPDAQLCDMLNDFIQEFVFVHHNYDGQDERRIEELHKRRNFLAAYCKLIVYNVAPIRRAADVFKHYIKCYNDYGDIIKATLSKAREINKLNCALTMELAMQALFSDMLHKHRAPAPHRQLPELLELKELAKRFSVMFGLDAVKNREALTALHRAGISFAALDQNGHSPPPNLLFLEPLAEFSNKLLRQDKRQVLKFLDARIPQGVQWGEEWAALAAYRGSLLTDAPDERPPPARKHYARRNRGQNDDEEGEDNADSDQEQPGAATLACSRARVVPAGGRRRLQPPQP; encoded by the exons atgcATCGCCGTGGCGGGAAACGTATCCGAATGGATGATCCTCCACCGGAGTACGTGAATCCTATGACTCCAGCTACACCTATGACTGATTATGGTGGACAATCCATACATGAACCTGAAACTCCTAACGTGAATTACTCTGGGTTCAACGTAGGCGCAGTAGCCAATTCAACGGCTACTGAACATCCGAGGGAAGAAGCTGAAGAATCTCATCATGAAGAAGAAGAGCCTCGGTCACCCTCCCCAACACCCACTAAACGTGTAACTCGTAGTCGAGGCCGGCGAGGAGATGGAGGTTTTGTGGGGCGCTTGGCGGAGTCCCCGCCGCCGCCTCCACTGCGCCGGCGGGGTCGCGGTGGCCGAGGACGCGGCAGGGGCCGAGGCGCAGCTCCTCCCCCAGCATACTCACCACCACCTGTTTTGTTGCCTGGTGATGATGAGAATAgcctttacaatattttaaggttCAATAAGACAGCTATCAAC CAAGTTGTGGATATGTGGATAGAAGAGTACAAGACCAACCGTGAAGCAGCACTCGTACAACTGATGCAGTTTTTTATCAATTCTTCAGGATGCCGTGGAAAGGTTACACCTGATATGGCACAGATGGACCATACactaattatcaaaaaaatgaCACAGGAATTTGATGAG GAAAGTGGTGAGTATCCACTGATAATGACAGGACAGACCTGGAAAAAGTTCCGTTCTAACTTCTGTGAGTTTATTCAAACGCTAGTGAAGATGTGCCAGTACTCCATTATCTATGACCAGTATCTGATGGATAATATAATATCTCTTCTGACTGGTTTGTCAGACTCTCAAGTCAGAGCCTTTAGGCATACTGCTACACTAGCTG TTATGAAATTGATGACGGCGCTGGTAGATGTTGCATTACTGACCAGTGTCAACTGCGATAATTGCTTACGTCAGTATGAGGCAGAGCGACTGAAGGCGCGCGACAAGCGAGCTAATGAGCGGCTTGAAGTCCTTGTAGCCAAAAGGCAGGAGCTTGAAGAGAACATGGAAGAGATTAAAAACATGCTATCTTATATGTTCAAATCAGTTTTTGTACACAGATATAG GGACACATTGCCTGACATCAGAGCCATCACCATGGCCGAAATTGGCATTTGGATGGAAAAGTTCCCTGCACACTTCCTTGATGATCTATATCTCAAATACATTGGCTGGACATTGCATGACAAG GTAGGGGAAGTTCGGTTGCGATGTTTGCAAGCCTTGCAGCCTCTATACGAGTGTGAGGAGCTGAAAGGGAAACTGGAATTGTTCACGTCCAAGTTCAAAGATCGTATCGTGTCCATGACATTGGACAAGGAGACCGAAGTCGCAGTACACGCGGTCAAGCTCGTTATCGCAATCttgaa ATGCCGCATGCACCCGGACGTGCTGACGGACAAGGACTGCGAGAACGTGTACGAGCTGGTGTACTCGTCGTCGCGCGCcgtggcgggcgcggcgggcgagtTCCTCAACGTGCGCCTGTTCCGCAGCGACgagccgcccgcgcccgcgcgctCGCGCCGCGGCAAGGCGCGCCTGCCCAACACGCCGCTCATCCGGGACCTCGTGCAGTTCTTCATCGAGTCCGAG CTACACGAACATGGCGCGTACTTGGTCGACTCGCTCATCGAGTCCAATCCCATGATGAAAGATTGGGAGTGCATGACCGATCTGCTGCTCGAAGAGGCAGGCCCCAACGAGGAAGCACTCGATAATAGACAA GAGTCGTCGCTGATCGAGCTGATGGTGTGCTGCGTGCGGCAGGCCAGCACTGGCGAGCCGCCGGTGGGCCGCGGGGCCTCGCGCAAGCACCATCACATGCTGTCCAAGGAGCAGGCCAAG GTGGTGAGCGACGACCGCACCAAGATGACGGCGCACTTCATCGCCACGCTGCCCGCGCTGCTCGACAAGTTCGGGGCCGACCCCGAGAAGCTCACCAACCTCGTGTCCATTCCGCAGTACTTCGACCTCGAGCTCTATACCACGCAACGCCAGGAAGGT AACCTGACGCTACTGTTGAACAAGATCCGCGACATGGTGAGCGTGCAGACGGAGTCGGAGGTCCTGGAGACCTGCGGCCGCACGCTGGAGTACCTCTGCTCAGAGCAGTGCGGCGTGTATACGCGTTGCAACGTGGCGCGGGCCACCATCACCGACATGTGCGTCAACCGGTACAAGGAGGCCATCGACGAGTACCGCAGCCTGCTGGAGGGCGGCGAGACGCCTGACGCCGACGAGGTCTTCAACGTCATCAACTCGCTGCGCAAGGTGTCCATCATGTACATGTGCCACAACCTCAACGACACCAACATCTGGGACTCGCTGTTCGAGGACCTGCCTAAGTGCGTGAAGGAGAACGAGAGCCAGATGCCGCCACAG GCGCTGGTGTACGTGGTGCGCGCGCTGTTCTACTCCATCCTGTGGTCGCTGCACGGCGTGgagcagcgcggcggcgcgggcggggcgggcgCGCTGCGCGAGCGCCTGCAGGCCTACGCGGCGCTGTGCAAGGACATCGTGGCGCGCGGCGTGGCGCCCGAGCTGCGCGAGGAGGCCTACACGAGCCTGTGCGACCTGCTCATCTTCTTCGCCGAGCACCTGTACACGCTGCACCACAGCGCCGAGCCCGACATGAAGCAGCTGGTGTACGAGCCCGACGCGCAGCTCTGCGACATGCTCAACGACTTCATCCAGGAGTTCGTCTTCGTGCACCACAACTACG ACGGACAAGACGAGAGACGTATCGAGGAGCTGCACAAGCGGCGCAACTTCCTGGCCGCCTACTGCAAGCTCATCGTGTACAACGTGGCGCCCATCCGCCGCGCCGCCGACGTCTTCAAGCACTACATCAAG TGCTACAACGACTATGGCGACATCATCAAGGCGACGCTGAGCAAGGCGCGCGAGATCAACAAGCTGAACTGCGCGCTCACCATGGAGCTGGCCATGCAGGCGCTGTTCTCCGACATGCTGCACAAGcaccgcgcgcccgcgccgcaccgCCAGCTGCCCGAGCTGCTGGAGCTCAAG GAGCTGGCCAAGCGGTTCTCGGTGATGTTCGGGCTGGACGCCGTGAAGAACCGCGAGGCCCTGACCGCGCTGCACCGCGCCGGCATCTCCTTCGCGGCGCTGGACCAGAACGGACACTCGCCGCCGCCCAACCTGCTGTTCCTGGAGCCGCTGGCCGAGTTCTCCAACAAGCTGCTGCGACAGGATAAGCGCCAGGTGCTCAAG TTCCTGGACGCGCGCATCCCGCAGGGCGTGCAGTGGGGCGAGGAGtgggcggcgctggcggcgtaCCGCGGCTCGCTGCTGACGGACGCGCCCGACGagcgcccgccgcccgcgcgcaaGCACTACGCGCGCCGGAACA GAGGTCAGAACGACGATGAGGAAGGCGAAGACAATGCTGATTCGGACCAGGAGCAGCCGGG GGCGGCAACACTAGCCTGCAGCAGAGCGCGTGTGGTCCCGgcaggcgggcggcggcggctgcagCCCCCACAGCCCTGA
- the LOC113498292 gene encoding cohesin subunit SA-1 isoform X2, whose amino-acid sequence MHRRGGKRIRMDDPPPEYVNPMTPATPMTDYGGQSIHEPETPNVNYSGFNVGAVANSTATEHPREEAEESHHEEEEPRSPSPTPTKRVTRSRGRRGDGGFVGRLAESPPPPPLRRRGRGGRGRGRGRGAAPPPAYSPPPVLLPGDDENSLYNILRFNKTAINQVVDMWIEEYKTNREAALVQLMQFFINSSGCRGKVTPDMAQMDHTLIIKKMTQEFDEESGEYPLIMTGQTWKKFRSNFCEFIQTLVKMCQYSIIYDQYLMDNIISLLTGLSDSQVRAFRHTATLAVMKLMTALVDVALLTSVNCDNCLRQYEAERLKARDKRANERLEVLVAKRQELEENMEEIKNMLSYMFKSVFVHRYRDTLPDIRAITMAEIGIWMEKFPAHFLDDLYLKYIGWTLHDKVGEVRLRCLQALQPLYECEELKGKLELFTSKFKDRIVSMTLDKETEVAVHAVKLVIAILKCRMHPDVLTDKDCENVYELVYSSSRAVAGAAGEFLNVRLFRSDEPPAPARSRRGKARLPNTPLIRDLVQFFIESELHEHGAYLVDSLIESNPMMKDWECMTDLLLEEAGPNEEALDNRQESSLIELMVCCVRQASTGEPPVGRGASRKHHHMLSKEQAKVVSDDRTKMTAHFIATLPALLDKFGADPEKLTNLVSIPQYFDLELYTTQRQEGNLTLLLNKIRDMVSVQTESEVLETCGRTLEYLCSEQCGVYTRCNVARATITDMCVNRYKEAIDEYRSLLEGGETPDADEVFNVINSLRKVSIMYMCHNLNDTNIWDSLFEDLPKCVKENESQMPPQALVYVVRALFYSILWSLHGVEQRGGAGGAGALRERLQAYAALCKDIVARGVAPELREEAYTSLCDLLIFFAEHLYTLHHSAEPDMKQLVYEPDAQLCDMLNDFIQEFVFVHHNYDGQDERRIEELHKRRNFLAAYCKLIVYNVAPIRRAADVFKHYIKCYNDYGDIIKATLSKAREINKLNCALTMELAMQALFSDMLHKHRAPAPHRQLPELLELKELAKRFSVMFGLDAVKNREALTALHRAGISFAALDQNGHSPPPNLLFLEPLAEFSNKLLRQDKRQVLKFLDARIPQGVQWGEEWAALAAYRGSLLTDAPDERPPPARKHYARRNRGQNDDEEGEDNADSDQEQPG is encoded by the exons atgcATCGCCGTGGCGGGAAACGTATCCGAATGGATGATCCTCCACCGGAGTACGTGAATCCTATGACTCCAGCTACACCTATGACTGATTATGGTGGACAATCCATACATGAACCTGAAACTCCTAACGTGAATTACTCTGGGTTCAACGTAGGCGCAGTAGCCAATTCAACGGCTACTGAACATCCGAGGGAAGAAGCTGAAGAATCTCATCATGAAGAAGAAGAGCCTCGGTCACCCTCCCCAACACCCACTAAACGTGTAACTCGTAGTCGAGGCCGGCGAGGAGATGGAGGTTTTGTGGGGCGCTTGGCGGAGTCCCCGCCGCCGCCTCCACTGCGCCGGCGGGGTCGCGGTGGCCGAGGACGCGGCAGGGGCCGAGGCGCAGCTCCTCCCCCAGCATACTCACCACCACCTGTTTTGTTGCCTGGTGATGATGAGAATAgcctttacaatattttaaggttCAATAAGACAGCTATCAAC CAAGTTGTGGATATGTGGATAGAAGAGTACAAGACCAACCGTGAAGCAGCACTCGTACAACTGATGCAGTTTTTTATCAATTCTTCAGGATGCCGTGGAAAGGTTACACCTGATATGGCACAGATGGACCATACactaattatcaaaaaaatgaCACAGGAATTTGATGAG GAAAGTGGTGAGTATCCACTGATAATGACAGGACAGACCTGGAAAAAGTTCCGTTCTAACTTCTGTGAGTTTATTCAAACGCTAGTGAAGATGTGCCAGTACTCCATTATCTATGACCAGTATCTGATGGATAATATAATATCTCTTCTGACTGGTTTGTCAGACTCTCAAGTCAGAGCCTTTAGGCATACTGCTACACTAGCTG TTATGAAATTGATGACGGCGCTGGTAGATGTTGCATTACTGACCAGTGTCAACTGCGATAATTGCTTACGTCAGTATGAGGCAGAGCGACTGAAGGCGCGCGACAAGCGAGCTAATGAGCGGCTTGAAGTCCTTGTAGCCAAAAGGCAGGAGCTTGAAGAGAACATGGAAGAGATTAAAAACATGCTATCTTATATGTTCAAATCAGTTTTTGTACACAGATATAG GGACACATTGCCTGACATCAGAGCCATCACCATGGCCGAAATTGGCATTTGGATGGAAAAGTTCCCTGCACACTTCCTTGATGATCTATATCTCAAATACATTGGCTGGACATTGCATGACAAG GTAGGGGAAGTTCGGTTGCGATGTTTGCAAGCCTTGCAGCCTCTATACGAGTGTGAGGAGCTGAAAGGGAAACTGGAATTGTTCACGTCCAAGTTCAAAGATCGTATCGTGTCCATGACATTGGACAAGGAGACCGAAGTCGCAGTACACGCGGTCAAGCTCGTTATCGCAATCttgaa ATGCCGCATGCACCCGGACGTGCTGACGGACAAGGACTGCGAGAACGTGTACGAGCTGGTGTACTCGTCGTCGCGCGCcgtggcgggcgcggcgggcgagtTCCTCAACGTGCGCCTGTTCCGCAGCGACgagccgcccgcgcccgcgcgctCGCGCCGCGGCAAGGCGCGCCTGCCCAACACGCCGCTCATCCGGGACCTCGTGCAGTTCTTCATCGAGTCCGAG CTACACGAACATGGCGCGTACTTGGTCGACTCGCTCATCGAGTCCAATCCCATGATGAAAGATTGGGAGTGCATGACCGATCTGCTGCTCGAAGAGGCAGGCCCCAACGAGGAAGCACTCGATAATAGACAA GAGTCGTCGCTGATCGAGCTGATGGTGTGCTGCGTGCGGCAGGCCAGCACTGGCGAGCCGCCGGTGGGCCGCGGGGCCTCGCGCAAGCACCATCACATGCTGTCCAAGGAGCAGGCCAAG GTGGTGAGCGACGACCGCACCAAGATGACGGCGCACTTCATCGCCACGCTGCCCGCGCTGCTCGACAAGTTCGGGGCCGACCCCGAGAAGCTCACCAACCTCGTGTCCATTCCGCAGTACTTCGACCTCGAGCTCTATACCACGCAACGCCAGGAAGGT AACCTGACGCTACTGTTGAACAAGATCCGCGACATGGTGAGCGTGCAGACGGAGTCGGAGGTCCTGGAGACCTGCGGCCGCACGCTGGAGTACCTCTGCTCAGAGCAGTGCGGCGTGTATACGCGTTGCAACGTGGCGCGGGCCACCATCACCGACATGTGCGTCAACCGGTACAAGGAGGCCATCGACGAGTACCGCAGCCTGCTGGAGGGCGGCGAGACGCCTGACGCCGACGAGGTCTTCAACGTCATCAACTCGCTGCGCAAGGTGTCCATCATGTACATGTGCCACAACCTCAACGACACCAACATCTGGGACTCGCTGTTCGAGGACCTGCCTAAGTGCGTGAAGGAGAACGAGAGCCAGATGCCGCCACAG GCGCTGGTGTACGTGGTGCGCGCGCTGTTCTACTCCATCCTGTGGTCGCTGCACGGCGTGgagcagcgcggcggcgcgggcggggcgggcgCGCTGCGCGAGCGCCTGCAGGCCTACGCGGCGCTGTGCAAGGACATCGTGGCGCGCGGCGTGGCGCCCGAGCTGCGCGAGGAGGCCTACACGAGCCTGTGCGACCTGCTCATCTTCTTCGCCGAGCACCTGTACACGCTGCACCACAGCGCCGAGCCCGACATGAAGCAGCTGGTGTACGAGCCCGACGCGCAGCTCTGCGACATGCTCAACGACTTCATCCAGGAGTTCGTCTTCGTGCACCACAACTACG ACGGACAAGACGAGAGACGTATCGAGGAGCTGCACAAGCGGCGCAACTTCCTGGCCGCCTACTGCAAGCTCATCGTGTACAACGTGGCGCCCATCCGCCGCGCCGCCGACGTCTTCAAGCACTACATCAAG TGCTACAACGACTATGGCGACATCATCAAGGCGACGCTGAGCAAGGCGCGCGAGATCAACAAGCTGAACTGCGCGCTCACCATGGAGCTGGCCATGCAGGCGCTGTTCTCCGACATGCTGCACAAGcaccgcgcgcccgcgccgcaccgCCAGCTGCCCGAGCTGCTGGAGCTCAAG GAGCTGGCCAAGCGGTTCTCGGTGATGTTCGGGCTGGACGCCGTGAAGAACCGCGAGGCCCTGACCGCGCTGCACCGCGCCGGCATCTCCTTCGCGGCGCTGGACCAGAACGGACACTCGCCGCCGCCCAACCTGCTGTTCCTGGAGCCGCTGGCCGAGTTCTCCAACAAGCTGCTGCGACAGGATAAGCGCCAGGTGCTCAAG TTCCTGGACGCGCGCATCCCGCAGGGCGTGCAGTGGGGCGAGGAGtgggcggcgctggcggcgtaCCGCGGCTCGCTGCTGACGGACGCGCCCGACGagcgcccgccgcccgcgcgcaaGCACTACGCGCGCCGGAACA GAGGTCAGAACGACGATGAGGAAGGCGAAGACAATGCTGATTCGGACCAGGAGCAGCCGGGGTGA
- the LOC113498318 gene encoding ras-related protein Rab-10, translated as MAKKTYDLLFKLLLIGDSGVGKTCILFRFSDNHFTTTFISTIGIDFKIKTVELRGKKIKLQIWDTAGQERFHTITTSYYRGAMGIMLVYDITNEKTFDDIVKWLRNIDEHANEDVEKMILGNKCDMEEKRVVSKERGEAIAREHGIRFMETSAKANINIDRAFSELAEAILDKTSGREADADHARIAVERRPSRAPPTRACCT; from the exons atGGCTAAGAAAACCTACGACTTATTGTTCAAACTCCTACTAATCGGTGACTCCGGTGTTGGGAAGACTTGTATATTATTTAGATTCTCAGACAACCACTTCACAACGACATTTATATCTACGATCG GTAtcgactttaaaattaaaacggtGGAGCTCAGGGGTAAAAAAATCAAGCTGCAGATCTGGGATACAGCTGGGCAAGAGAGGTTCCATACTATCACCACGTCGTACTACCGCGGCGCCATGGGGATAATGCTCGTCTACGACATCACTAATGAGAAAACATTTGATGATATCGTCAAATGGTTACGAAATATAGACGAG CATGCTAATGAGGATGTAGAGAAAATGATTCTAGGAAACAAGTGTGATATGGAAGAAAAGCGGGTTGTCAGCAAGGAGCGAGGAGAAGCA ATAGCACGCGAGCACGGCATCCGGTTCATGGAGACGTCGGCGAAGGCGAACATCAACATCGACCGCGCCTTCTCCGAGCTGGCCGAGGCCATCCTGGACAAGACGTCGGGCCGCGAGGCGGACGCCGACCACGCGCGCATCGCCGTGGAGCGCCGGCCCTCGCGCGCGCCGCCCACGCGCGCCTGCTGCACGTAG
- the LOC113498309 gene encoding uncharacterized protein LOC113498309 produces MRLLNLVLFVISFHVAHFTEPWCEIELSCAACVPEAMPRVSGAAAAGGALRAAPGAELGLACGGGAFLAYPARAALRVRCEAGRYRVLHDQQLRHLLDLGCQESVFEDVLHQVENCGSPLQGRAYQVRESNSRALHLATVCFDEDRAIAVWLHMSNAEHNQLELAPHDEHSAPLSLLGNFNHMFDAKTRRDSERLFSDDAHMNKRLHEMFKHDHYSFAGQSLTSAKLLSSHYFDEQNMQVTDFASNKVIAWKSVVEGNLRHVQRDVSALLARAARGSLRVWAGARGQAALRAGGARVPLALRGAGRAPAPRYVWTVLHAPQRRRALALVVLNDPFVAVSEIRDAVFCESACGSVSWLRELRRDRHYESPVYGLTFCCSLANFTDVVTELPRDAIDVPAGREGMLTDL; encoded by the exons ATGAGGTTGCTCAATCTTGTACTTTTTGTGATTTCTTTTCACGTCGCTCATTTCACTGAAC CGTGGTGTGAGATCGAGCTGTCATGCGCGGCGTGCGTCCCGGAGGCCATGCCGCGCGTgtcgggcgcggcggcggcgggcggcgcacTGCGGGCCGCGCCGGGCGCCGAGCTGGGCCtggcgtgcggcggcggcgccttCCTGGCCTACCCGGCGCGCGCGGCCCTGCGCGTGCGCTGCGAGGCGGGCCGCTACCGCGTGCTGCACGACCAGCAGCTGCGACACCTGCTCGACCTCGGCTGCCAGGAGAGCGTCTTCGAGGATGTCTTGCACCAG GTTGAAAATTGTGGATCACCGCTACAAGGGCGAGCGTATCAAGTGCGCGAGTCTAACTCCCGAGCACTCCACTTGGCAACAGTTTGTTTTGACGAAGACCGGGCCATCGCGGTCTGGCTTCACATGAGCAACGCCGAGCACAACCAGCTGGAGCTGGCGCCGCACGACGAGCACTCGGCGCCGCTCAGCCTGCTCGGCAATTTCAATCATATGTTCGACGCCAAGACTAGGCGCGACTCCGAGCGTTTGTTTTCCGACGACGCACACATGAATAAGCGTCTACACGAAATGTTCAAGCATGACCATTATTCGTTCGCGGGTCAGAGCCTCACGTCCGCCAAGTTATTGAGCAGCCACTACTTCGACGAGCAGAACATGCAAGTGACAGACTTCGCGTCGAATAAAGTGATCGCGTGGAAGAGCGTGGTGGAGGGCAACCTGCGGCACGTGCAGCGCGACGTGAGCGCGCTACTGGCGAGGGCGGCGCGCGGCTCGCTGCGCGTGTgggcgggcgcgcgcgggcAGGCGGCGCTGCGGGCGGGCGGGGCGCGCGTCCCGCTGGCGCTGCGCGGCGCCGGGCGCGCCCCCGCGCCGCGCTACGTGTGGACCGTGCTGCACGCGCCGCAGCGGCGCCGCGCGCTGGCGCTGGTGGTGCTCAACGACCCGTTCGTGGCGGTGAGCGAGATCCGCGACGCCGTGTTCTGCGAGAGCGCGTGCGGCTCCGTGTCGTGGCTGCGGGAGCTGCGCCGCGACCGCCACTACGAGAGCCCCGTGTACGGCCTCACGTTCTGCTGCAGCTTGGCCAACTTCACCGACGTCGTCACTGAACTACCCAGAGATGCCATCGACGTGCCAGCCGGCAGGGAGGGCATGCTCACAGATCTATGA